TCTATGTGAAAATTATAAATTACATGGGTTCTCCAGGAAATGTACCCTGATTTGGGCCTGAGGGATGGAGCTCTTAGGAATAATTACAAAGCTAAGGAATGCCATGGATGGGGACAGCTCTTTGCTGTGGTTGTCACATGTGGGAATTGTCTTGTGGGGAAAGGACCCCCCATCCACCAATCCACTGCCATCCCACAATTTCCATAAGCATAATCCCACAGGAATTCCACAGGAGTTGTGGTTCCTGGGTGGGATGGATGAGGAGTGTGAGGGTTTGGTGTCCCCCCACAGCTGTGGAAGGGCCGCTCGGACCCCGTCCTGCACATCGAGCTCCGGCGCTGGGCTGACCTCATGGTGGTGGCACCCCTGGATGCCAACACGCTGGCAAAGGTCGCCAATGGCATCTGTGACAACCTGCTGGTGAGTACCCAGGCTCTGCCTGCGCTGCTGCCAcccctcagcactgcctgaCCTTGCTTCCATGGAGCCTTGGTGCTTCTGCAGCATCGCCAACAGTGAGATTTGCACGTTCTGCTCCCCTTTCATCTGCTTGTCTCTCTTCCCCACCATGGTTCCTCTgctccttcttccttccctgaAATCCATTCCCATTCCTCAGCTCTCTCAGTCTCTCATCTCGTTTCCCAGCCCCGCTTTGTGTTCCCTGCTTTTTCTGGAGGGTGGTATTTCTTTGTGCCTccattctctctctctgtcactcgtacacacaaacacactcaCACTCCCTTTTGAGTTCCTCTACATTTTTTTCAATGCAATCTGGAAAGACACCTGTGAGATCAGATAAAACTGTTTACTTCCTGCTACTTCACCACCTCCCTCACCTAACATAGCACAGACTTTCAAACATGCTCATGCCCACTTACCTCCCAGCCTCAGCTACAGAGGATTTTGCTTGTTCAGGCTTGTTTTTTGGTATTTAAAGGGCTATTGAGCTCTTCAGCCTAATCAGAAAGTGTATTTAAAGGGAGTGTGCTTCTTTGTTGGGTGCTGGGGACCTTCAGTGGGGCTGAATAGTTTGTGGCCAGGCATTAACCACACAAAAGATCTCAGGAAACTGCAGATCTGCGTGACCTACAGCCTTTTGGGTAAGAAGTGCATATAAATGAACAAAATCCACCCAGAGCAGATCACTGGGGGTCTGAGAGAAGCCAGAAGGAGCTGTGGGAGGGACAAGCAATGTCTTGTCCTTCTGGGTCCCTTGTGGGTGTGCTGAGGGAAGAGCTCAGGATGCATGTCAGGGATCTGTGGCTTCACAGGCTCCTGCCAATCTTTGAGAGCCTTGTGAAGGGAAGAGGCAGCTCCAGGAAAGGGAAGTgagtgctggaggtgctggttgGGAGTTCAGAACAGATTCCATCAGATTTCCTTGTGCTGGGAAGGGTTGAAGTCACAGGGTACAAAAGAGGATGGGCAGGGTTCCTGTGAGGACTCTGtgatcagagctgctccctTGGAAGCTCCTTTGTTTGAATGCTACAAGGCCTGGGGAGCCCAATGGACATTGCACTAAGAACAACCAGCATTTATCTTTCCAAGGGGCTGAGGTGGTCCTGGGTTATCTGGAAGTGCTGAGGAGTCAGATTTGATTGCCTGTAGCACACAGGAGCTGCCAGATGCCTTGTAACCTgccagcatctcctgcagcagcccataTGTGCTCGTGCTCTGTTGTATCCTGGAAGCAGCACTGCTTCCCTTACAGAGAGTAATGGATCCAGCTGGCATTTCATGTCAGAAAGACTCATTGCCAACTTTCAGTGTTCAGCTTTGTTATCTGAAGTGTTGCCCTGGGGGTGTCTTTGTAGTCAGTAAGATCTGTGGCCACCTCTCAGCTCCTCTGTATCTCACAGTCTGTACACATCCTCTTCCAGCTTgctttgctccagcctgggctgctgcctggagcgGGGTGGGATTTATCCTCTGCCTGGCCTCCCTCATCTTTCCTGCCTGTCAGAGATGAGCTTGGCTGGAATGTGCTACAAATTCATCCCAGCCCatgtgttggaaaagaaatgaaatttagcaaaatgtttaattatagTTCAGTTATGAGTTGTGTGTGAATTGGTTTgttaaaagcagttttgtagccgttgatagtgtgtgttgggttttgtgtgtaacctggcaggtagtcttagggatttaataaatatttaaactagtgcagcaaagtaagaatgctaacctgtctggaggcagcatacaatgctcttagaatagGATAAGCAGACGATTTATGATTTTGTTTGTGAActaaggaatgtatcacaaggggtctgtggctaggcaaggggaactgtttcttggagacctTGTTATGAATCACATGTATAAAaagggaagcacccatacgtgaaaTTGGGGGCTCGGGTTTTAGGGACGTTAGTCCACCagctccccgggcccttaataaagcacccacaaaacttatccgagttttgtgtcatttatcaatcagGCAACACATGGGTTAGTCCAGCTGTGCTGACAAAacagccaggctggaaaggtgcagcagagggatgggaaggagtGAGGGGATCCCAGCCCATGGGTTAGCCCAGCTGTGCTGATAAAacagccaggctggaaaggtgcagcagagggatgggaaggagtGAGGAGATCCCAGCCCATGGGTTAGTCCAGCTGTGCTGACAAAACAacagccaggctggaaaggtgcagcagagggatgggaaggagtgaggggatcccagccctgccatggcttCTCCTGCAGACGTGTGTGATCCGCGCGTGGGACCTGAGCAAGCCGCTGCTCTTCTGCCCAGCCATGAACACGGCCATGTGGGAGCACCCCATCACTGCTCGCCACGTGGAGCAGCTCAAGGCCTTTGGCTACACGGAGATCCCCTGTGTGGTGAAGAAACTGGTGTGTGGAGATGAAGGTCAGTCCttttcctgccctgtcctgggAGGGATGTGCTGCCTTTTGCTGTGTGGCCACAGAGATGTTGAACTGCCACGGTTTGTACAAACAAGCTGAAGCTTTGCCCTGTGTTATCCCttgtcattaatttttaaatagcCTTAAGAGCTTCCAGCTGAGCCTGATACTGAAGAGAGATG
The Melospiza georgiana isolate bMelGeo1 chromosome 13, bMelGeo1.pri, whole genome shotgun sequence genome window above contains:
- the PPCDC gene encoding phosphopantothenoylcysteine decarboxylase isoform X2; the encoded protein is MEPISLPEPGIPAGSSSSSVAQGKFHVLLGVTGSVAALKLPLLVAELLKIPALEVKVVTTERAKHFYNAQEIPVALYGDEEEWQLWKGRSDPVLHIELRRWADLMVVAPLDANTLAKVANGICDNLLLALLQPGLLPGAGWDLSSAWPPSSFLPVRDELGWNVLQIHPSPCVGKEMKFSKMFNYSSVMSCV